A region of the Bombus pyrosoma isolate SC7728 linkage group LG15, ASM1482585v1, whole genome shotgun sequence genome:
AGAATGTACTGatgatgtaataaatttacaaatataaaatctttcatCTCAATAGAAGATGTATACCTGTACTAAAAAAACAATCTTTTTGGTATTGTAAATGCAgaacaaatgataaatattgtaGATACAGATATCCATTTTCTGATGGATACagatattcatttaaaaatcgtaattaccctaacatttcattttctcatCATTTCATTTGAGAATAATATCTGTTTAATAGTTAAGATACTTGGCGTTGTAAATCtaatatgttatttaaaataacaaaatggttataagaaataattgttactatttagaaaatacgtacagtgtttaatgttttatcttaaatttcgttttattcttaCAATCCATTCTATAATTTGTGCTACATACAGTATTAACTATTACAAgctttataaaaatctatgtAACCATCTGCAAATAATTcagtattatatatagtattaatatattctttgaaTTCACTATTTATAAGATGATGAGTTGTTATTATTCTCTTagcatttgtattttttgGAACTGGTACCGCTGGTTTAAATACGACACCAGTAGGATCAAATTCAGTAAAAAGTTCTTCTGGAGAACTggaacaaataaagaaatatattctagCATAGCTCATTTATTGCTTGTGAGCAATAAAAAATGTGCTATTGcaagatattttacaataaagcTCATCGGATAGCAGTAAATCACCAATATAGAAGTATGAttgcattaaatattacaaaaattgaaaccTACAGCTTAGCAATTTCTGGAGATAAACTGCCTTCACCTATTGGTGGCACATTCCAAGCTACGTTTTTTGCCATCTTTTGTACAATACTGTGATAATGCCGCTAGTaacgaaagataaaagtatgtttaataataattatgtatattaagaTCATATAACTTAATATGTGAATATGTACTTGTAAAGCTGTAAGTTCCCATAATGCTGAACAGTGTGCATTGCAATACTCAGGTTCCTCTAGCTCTGCTTGATAAAAACCATCTCCAGTCGTACTATCAGTATCCAACAAAATATCTAGCATTTTTCCAAGTTGCATACTTTGCTTTATAATACCGAGAATGCCAAGTACTGAATTATGTTGCAATTGTAAGGCTAGAATAGCTATTCTTTTGATAAATGCTACAAAACGCCTTTgtgtaattctttttcttctatgaATTAGAGCTTGAACTAAAATCTTTATAAGAACTTCCATTTCTATATGAGTTTTACCGCAAtgaatatttagtaaatttttgtataaatgtgCATAAAAcctgtataaatataacatgtgattataaatttaattttagcttttttatttacgatatttattctttttcaataCAAACCTGTAAGGATCAAGATTCAATGCTGAACCTTGTCCtgataatattgtaaatacacACTGAATACAATGTAATTgatctttcaaatttaaattacccTCTTCCATTAGTTTATCTATGGCAGTTACTAAATCTTGATAAAAATCTAAGTTTATGCATTGTGCAAATCTGTAATTGAATGTTATTAGatatcatataattttatatataattaaatttagtaaaaatctGTCATACTTTGCTAATCCTTCCAAGCAAATAGATAAAATCTTACTATTTGGAGctagttttaaaattctaaaataaattgtaaatactaCACTTGTTATTTCAGTgagtaatttttgtttagtTTGCTTATTCTCTTCTGCTTTTGTTTCAAGTAATTCTTTCTCTACTTCTTcaagtttcttatttttcttcctttcacgCTTACTTAAGGCAAGAATTCTTTGTTTATGAGACATAAGTTTTCTTTGTTTagtctcttcttctttttctttatctaaaTTTACATCTTTTATACGAAGTGATAAAAGTACTGATAGAACCTCAGTATGAACGGAGTGAGCtcttaattttatgtattggTTTAATTTGCGTActatctgaaatatttattaataaacattatattccTAGAATACAGGTTAACTGAAATACAATCACTTAAATGTCTCACTTTTAAAGATAATTCAGTGCGTTTGTCTTCCTTGAATACTTTGGAAATGCATTTTAAGACTTCCTGCCTTATAACCTCATGTTTATTATCTAACAATGGTATAAGAAAATTTGCTATATTAATAGAATAGTTAAAGTAGGGATGAGTTGTTAGAAGATCACACATGCATGTTAATGCAACTTTTCCTAATTCAatttcttgttcttttatttgtcgtgtatctcccttttttcttcttaatatattagtcattttttctaacttttgTAGATAATGCttataatatcttaataatgCAGCttcataattttgtaatgcaagtgtttctttctttactaaaaagaaagtaaaaaacctataatttctacaataatcataatatttacatattattatagcTACATACATTTTACACCTTCTTGttgaatttgaagaatttgaTAAGATGGCAAcaaatctttgaaaatttctaacaaaGAAATAGTTGCCAATTTTCTTACAGTAATATATACTTCTGGATTGGTTTCTTCCATTAATTCTaatagtattttaaaattatcacATTTAGTTTCTGGCGTTTCCAGAAGACTGCTAGATAATAAtccaatttttaaacgtttagATCTTAATACTTCTTCACGAAATGCTAAAAGTTCTATCATAGACACAggttttttatctttatcttcatcctaaaaaatcaattaatacatgaaaaaaagattttttacaatagtgtttcataaatttcaatgaaatcttacatgaaaattgaattttatttccatgttacttttttctatattatgtTCTTCATGCGGCATGTTTTCATTATCTTCTACATGATTTTCTTGAACTAtccttttttctataattccaTTTTGAGTTTTTATAGGAAGTAACATACGAACCTTTTTCGTACCCTCTATCTCAACTATTTTTGACATACTATTTTCATATCTATTCTCTAATGTGtcattacttttcttttccttcttattattttttactttatcattACCTgttctaaaaaatatagatatcatttaaattattttgaattaaaatatattcattaccTATTACAATATTCATACTCATTTAGATGTATTTGTTTCAACAAATTATATGATTTGTTAGAAATGGCTTTTCCTAAAAAGTTTAAATCATCTTCTTCGACCATGTCCATGAGATCTTCACCCTGatcactttcttcttcttccacaGTTTCTGCATGTGGAATTACTTTTTTTTGAATATGTTTCTTCATTGGTTTATGCCTCTTTATTTTAAGTTTCCCTTGCCGTGTAAGTTTGGTTCTTTTTTGATTACTTCTTTTAACTGCACTGATCTTTAgttttttctatttgattaagaatttaaaaaatacatatattgataattaaaattaatagaagaattacataattaaggaaatattttttattgtatttaaaacagATGATACTATATGACATATACATGTtcataatttaacaattttattagttctaaattaagtaaaactatatttatttaccacCATTTTGCTGTAGGTTTGATTACTTTAGGCTATTTCAAATGAAAGTATTTGTcaaactaattaaataattcttgttCCCTTACAACCAAAAAATCATTCCTATAAGATATCCTAAGATAACCTCTTAAGTTACACGTGTTGTACTATACACATTGCGCTCATTACACGCGCCATATTCTTTCTAACATAattgcgcgcgcgcgcgcgtgtgtgtgtatatatagtaatagaaataataatcttttctatgtgatagatattaaattacttttaaataaatgactTTGTCTTTATGTAACTTTTACGATTTATTGAATAATCTTCttatttgaatactttattattatatcttcaACATCAAATATACATGTGGTTACAAATCATGTCACGAGCATGGAGTgtttataattcaaatattttattaaagagactttaatacaaattaataatacaaattacacTTTTATTATAGTAGTGAACCTTTAAATATCtaacattacatttttatatacaatgaTTTTATCACATACATATAGTTCAAAAAATAGGttaatatgtatacaaatGTGGCATAGCGTAATGGCGTGCGATATCGTGCATATTGTACTTTAGTATATTAAGTAATTACTGTAATATTCTGTGTTAATATAAAGACTTTCTTTATATATCGATACCGGGTAAGTTATGATTTTTATAGTTATCAATTAAACTCAacgtatttaacaaattaagcTTATGTTTTGTAAATTCTATTAAGATCGTAGTAAAGATGAGGTGAACTAGACTACTGAATGAAATCtgaattttttgataatttattgtaattattattataatcctaaaataaagttaataatttttcgctCCATCTATAAATCTTATGTGGTTATACCAGGTTATAcattcatatatgtatgtatgttagCCTTCATACaactttttacatatataaaaaaaaatttacaataagtaatatttagcaatatattacataattattattatatattaaattacataattatatataaacacaTGTAAGTGCTCGTGCGCACATGTATGcatatttaacaatatgttattaaatagttaaaaataccttaacaataacgataatacgcaataaaagaaaaaaacacaaaaaatCACGAAAATAATACATAGGAAAGAAGACAATGcttataattaaatgttgaTAAATACTGTCATTCCTTTCATGTGCTATTTCCGTCTTGTGAAAGTAGCGCGcattacaaaaaagaaagtgtGTAACAAAAAGTCACGCATGAAATCATTCTTTCGTAAGTGCTTGAACTACCAATGAAACTCCCTGAATATACAGACAGAGAATCTTAATGCACTCTTACAAATTgatgtacaataaaattcaacaCTAAACGTTAATGGCTTTCAATAGGATTAATTTATGAGTTGCATGGAACTAACCGGGCCTCAGGTCACACCGATTTTGCAGCTCAAGATGCTGTTTGTCATATAGTGCATCGTGTAAACGTATCGAATACATATAAAGCAATATCAGATGTCTTTTTACTTATAAATTACATCAGCATTTAAAACATCtaattgttaaatttccaaaatttttcaCCGAACTAATATGTGATTATAATAAATCAGTGTGCATGGAGTCATCCCAAGTGCAATTTATGgtatatgttttaattatgtaataaagaaAGCTTAAGTGACGGGTTTTTAAACgacattttaattatgtcGTAATTTGAATAGTAAAATTACCGCGAGGATGCTATTGGCTGCTGTAGAGTAACGCCACAGATGCTCTGGCTATCGTATACTATGTCTGCAATTTTATGAAGCATTATAATAggcgttatataatattttcaaatttta
Encoded here:
- the LOC122575815 gene encoding nucleolar complex protein 3 homolog isoform X2; amino-acid sequence: MSNDKVKNNKKEKKSNDTLENRYENSMSKIVEIEGTKKVRMLLPIKTQNGIIEKRIVQENHVEDNENMPHEEHNIEKSNMEIKFNFHDEDKDKKPVSMIELLAFREEVLRSKRLKIGLLSSSLLETPETKCDNFKILLELMEETNPEVYITVRKLATISLLEIFKDLLPSYQILQIQQEGVKLKKETLALQNYEAALLRYYKHYLQKLEKMTNILRRKKGDTRQIKEQEIELGKVALTCMCDLLTTHPYFNYSINIANFLIPLLDNKHEVIRQEVLKCISKVFKEDKRTELSLKIVRKLNQYIKLRAHSVHTEVLSVLLSLRIKDVNLDKEKEEETKQRKLMSHKQRILALSKRERKKNKKLEEVEKELLETKAEENKQTKQKLLTEITSVVFTIYFRILKLAPNSKILSICLEGLAKFAQCINLDFYQDLVTAIDKLMEEGNLNLKDQLHCIQCVFTILSGQGSALNLDPYRFYAHLYKNLLNIHCGKTHIEMEVLIKILVQALIHRRKRITQRRFVAFIKRIAILALQLQHNSVLGILGIIKQSMQLGKMLDILLDTDSTTGDGFYQAELEEPEYCNAHCSALWELTALQRHYHSIVQKMAKNVAWNVPPIGEGSLSPEIAKLSPEELFTEFDPTGVVFKPAVPVPKNTNAKRIITTHHLINSEFKEYINTIYNTELFADGYIDFYKACNS
- the LOC122575815 gene encoding nucleolar complex protein 3 homolog isoform X1 produces the protein MVKKLKISAVKRSNQKRTKLTRQGKLKIKRHKPMKKHIQKKVIPHAETVEEEESDQGEDLMDMVEEDDLNFLGKAISNKSYNLLKQIHLNETGNDKVKNNKKEKKSNDTLENRYENSMSKIVEIEGTKKVRMLLPIKTQNGIIEKRIVQENHVEDNENMPHEEHNIEKSNMEIKFNFHDEDKDKKPVSMIELLAFREEVLRSKRLKIGLLSSSLLETPETKCDNFKILLELMEETNPEVYITVRKLATISLLEIFKDLLPSYQILQIQQEGVKLKKETLALQNYEAALLRYYKHYLQKLEKMTNILRRKKGDTRQIKEQEIELGKVALTCMCDLLTTHPYFNYSINIANFLIPLLDNKHEVIRQEVLKCISKVFKEDKRTELSLKIVRKLNQYIKLRAHSVHTEVLSVLLSLRIKDVNLDKEKEEETKQRKLMSHKQRILALSKRERKKNKKLEEVEKELLETKAEENKQTKQKLLTEITSVVFTIYFRILKLAPNSKILSICLEGLAKFAQCINLDFYQDLVTAIDKLMEEGNLNLKDQLHCIQCVFTILSGQGSALNLDPYRFYAHLYKNLLNIHCGKTHIEMEVLIKILVQALIHRRKRITQRRFVAFIKRIAILALQLQHNSVLGILGIIKQSMQLGKMLDILLDTDSTTGDGFYQAELEEPEYCNAHCSALWELTALQRHYHSIVQKMAKNVAWNVPPIGEGSLSPEIAKLSPEELFTEFDPTGVVFKPAVPVPKNTNAKRIITTHHLINSEFKEYINTIYNTELFADGYIDFYKACNS